GGACTGTATATCAGCATATTCTTCATCAAAAAATGGAGGTGGATGAACGATATAGTAAAAACCTTCCTGTGTGGGATGGTTTTGACCGGTTTGCAAATGGCGCGTTTTCAAGACTTTTATGGGTTGGGCTTTATATCTTGTTTTTTGTAGTATTTGCGACAAGTCCGTGGCAGTATTTATTATTGCCCATTATTATATCAACGGGTGCATTCCATGGGGCAATTGTCAACTGGTTTGCGCACAAGTATGGTTATATTAATTTTAAATTGAAGAACACGTCTATGAATTTATTGTTTGTGGACGTACTGATGTTAGGAGAATCTTATCATAATAATCACCATAAGCACCCGGCTTCTATAAATTTTGGTCGTCGTTGGTTTGAGATTGATCCGGTATATTATATAATCCGTTTTCTATTGTATTTGAATGTTATTAAGAGCGTGAATAGTAGCAGTGTATAAGTTGAATCTAAGGGTCATTTAGGTCGTGGGGAGAGTCGCTTAAGGGGGATTAAAGATCGTTAAGATCTCGGGGAATGGGAATGGATTTTAAGAGAATTAAAGGACGTTAAGTGTGTAGCTTGAGGGTATAAGTTGTTATCCGGGGATCGTTAAGGTCTTGGGCGGCGGGAGTGGATCTTAAGGGAAATTAAAGAGCGTTAATGTATTAGGCAGTGGGGCTTAGGGGTATAAGTTATATCAAGGGATCATTAAGATCGCAGGCTGTAAGGAAGTATAACTTATAGTCAGTCTATAGGGCTGGGATGATAGGTGCTTTAATCTTCATTAAAGCATTAGGCGTATCGTACCATTTGTGAAAACTCCTGCAGATGCAGCTGGATCATATATAACATTCTTTTTTGAAACCAGTCGGGTGTTGGAATATTCCTGTTGTTGGAGATATATTCGAGTGCTTTGCTATCCAGTCTTTGTTTGAGCCTGTCCATATATTTTCTTACCCACAGTTGGACTGTATTCTCATCTTTTAGTCTATCCACGTTTTTAATCGAAATGAGGAATTCATTATATACTGAGTTGACAGCGACTAATGCAGTTTCATCAAAATTAAACAGAAGGATTTCAATGTTATTACGCATAGACTGGATTTTATGTGTAAGGAATTTATTCGTGGAATAGGGGATCAATAGGAGATGCTATCTGGTTGGGGAGGTTCGTCAGTTATTCTTTATTCCAGTTCCCATAATGGAACATTGTTGATGGCGCTATAAAACCTGATGTTTTCTTCGTTCATTTCAAGACGAAACAAACTTTCATTTGCTATTTGCTTATATGCCTGCATGAAAAAAATGCCATCCAGCATATGTATTTCAATTGGGATATTAGCCCGACGGTCAATAATAAGAGATTTATTCAAAAATCTGAACTTGTATTGTTCCGTTTTATCATAATAAGTTCGACTATATAGTCTTGTATATATATCGTTTACTGTCATAATTGAAGGAGATATTAATTACGGGAAAGGAAGTTGTCCTGTTCCCGTAAATATTTATAGTTACCAGCGGTTATTGTAAGATGACCTGGCTGGTTTATCTTCTCTTGGTTTTGCTTTATTAGCTGAAATGGTTTTTCCATCAATTAAAGAACCATCCAATTCCTTTATCGCTTTTTCAGCCTCAGTATCATCTGGAATGGTAACAAAGCCAAATCCTCTGCTACGGTTTGTGAATTTGTCCATAATGATATTCGCTGAGGTTACTGTTCCGTATTTGGAAAAATGATTCTTCAAGTCCTCGTTAGTAATAAAAGGACTCAGGTTGGACACATATATATCCATTGTGATAAATTTTATGTTTAGAAAAATATTTGAATGAGGTAACGCCGAGGTAAAAAAGAAGGCTTTTAAGGAAACTAGCTTACAATGCCGGAAACTCAAACTTTGTACTGAGTAAAGGTATGGTATATATATTCCCCTACCTAATTTATTTATGCCTGATTTTTATTGATTGGTAAATATTTAGGTGCTTAGAAGTATAGATGCTTTTTTATTCTTATGTTTAATATGGGCATTATTGAGGCAGCAGGTGGTGTTTGCGGTTACCTATGAAGCGAATTTCGAGGCACTGTTCTTCATGTATTACGAAGGTTAATAGGGCTGTCCAGAGCGAATCTTAGTGCCATAAAACAAGATAAGGCCGGAGATATCTCCGACTTTATTGCCAGGCACCTGGTAGTGCTAAGTTTATTCTTTGTTTAATGAATAGTTAGGGTGCTTTTGAACCCGGTTTTCCTAATATTTATGCTGACCGGGTGCATAAGGTTTTGCTGACTTTGCTCCGGTTGCTTTTTTCATTTGACCAGGAGGCACTTTGCCGCTGTTACCAGCGGTTCTTGTGGTGTAGCAGGAGGAGAATGAGATAACGGCACACAATGTCAGTATTAAGTTGAAAGTTCTCATGAGGTTGGTTTATTGGAATTCGTACTAAATGTGTGCCAGTTTGAGTTTTTAGGAGTGTACAATGCAGGAAGGGCGGAGATGGTTTCTTTATTTGTTGGGATAATTCGGTAGATGGAGGATGTTTTGCTGGCTTAGAACGGGAGTTGAGTTAGCGTACAGGCAATTTCCTGTTGTTCAATATCTTTTCCAGGGTTTATTAGCAGCTGGTCTATAAGCAAATTCTCCTGGTAACTATGAACAGGGCCGAAAGGTTTTGAAAATTGCTAAATCAGTCGTTCTTCCAGCATAAACTTCCAGGTGATGAAGCCTTTCTGTTCATTGCTATAATCATGAACAATATACAGGGAGGGCTATTATACACCCTTCCCTGTGTAGTGAATTAAA
This window of the Chitinophaga sancti genome carries:
- a CDS encoding acyl-CoA desaturase, which produces MVILIFFISIWYLSLFSQTFFQHRYAAHGAFTMNKSWEKFFFIVTYVTQGSSYMSPKAYGIMHRLHHAHTDTPLDPHSPSNSSNIFTMMWHTRTVYQHILHQKMEVDERYSKNLPVWDGFDRFANGAFSRLLWVGLYILFFVVFATSPWQYLLLPIIISTGAFHGAIVNWFAHKYGYINFKLKNTSMNLLFVDVLMLGESYHNNHHKHPASINFGRRWFEIDPVYYIIRFLLYLNVIKSVNSSSV
- a CDS encoding RNA recognition motif domain-containing protein — its product is MDIYVSNLSPFITNEDLKNHFSKYGTVTSANIIMDKFTNRSRGFGFVTIPDDTEAEKAIKELDGSLIDGKTISANKAKPREDKPARSSYNNRW